From the Opitutia bacterium genome, one window contains:
- the cysT gene encoding sulfate ABC transporter permease subunit CysT: protein MSASAPTAVIAPPSRRVLPGFGLSLGFTLVYLSLIVLVPLSAAFLRTAGMEWADFWQTITAPRVMASYRLSFGGSLIAGGINAVFGLIVAWVLARYSFPGKRIVDALVDLPFALPTAVAGIALAAVYAPNGWIGSLLKPYGIKVAFTELGVLIALTFVGLPFVVRTLQPVIENLEPELEEASASLGATRLQTLRRVVFPQLLPALLTGFALAFARALGEYGSVVFISGNMPGRTEITPLLIVTKLEQYDYRGATALAVVMLVASFALLLLINTLQKWSNWRNQE, encoded by the coding sequence ATGAGTGCTTCGGCGCCAACCGCGGTCATCGCTCCGCCGTCCCGTCGCGTGCTGCCGGGCTTCGGGCTGTCGCTCGGGTTCACGCTCGTCTATCTGAGCCTGATCGTGCTCGTGCCGCTCTCGGCGGCGTTCCTGCGGACGGCTGGCATGGAGTGGGCGGATTTCTGGCAGACGATCACAGCGCCGCGCGTGATGGCGTCGTATCGCCTGAGCTTCGGTGGCTCGCTGATCGCCGGTGGCATCAACGCTGTGTTCGGTCTCATCGTGGCGTGGGTGCTGGCGCGCTATTCCTTTCCGGGCAAACGCATCGTCGACGCGCTCGTCGACTTGCCCTTCGCGCTCCCGACCGCCGTGGCCGGCATCGCGCTCGCGGCCGTCTACGCGCCGAACGGTTGGATCGGCAGTCTGCTCAAGCCTTACGGAATCAAAGTCGCCTTCACCGAACTGGGCGTGCTCATCGCCCTGACGTTCGTCGGCTTGCCGTTCGTCGTGCGCACGCTGCAACCGGTCATCGAGAATCTCGAGCCGGAGCTCGAGGAGGCGTCGGCGAGTCTCGGCGCCACGCGACTGCAGACGCTGCGGCGCGTGGTTTTCCCCCAGCTATTGCCGGCGTTGCTCACGGGTTTCGCCTTGGCGTTTGCCCGCGCGCTCGGCGAATACGGCTCGGTCGTCTTCATCTCGGGCAACATGCCCGGCCGCACGGAAATCACGCCGCTGCTCATCGTCACGAAGCTCGAGCAATACGACTATCGCGGCGCGACGGCGCTCGCTGTCGTGATGCTCGTGGCATCGTTCGCCCTGCTGCTCTTGATCAATACGCTCCAGAAGTGGAGCAATTGGAGGAACCAGGAGTAA
- the cysW gene encoding sulfate ABC transporter permease subunit CysW, which yields MAGATTLSVSRQAASAGRSQHEPRWLKWTLLGTAFLFLGLFLVVPLAAVFTEALRKGVGAYLASFQDADARAAIRLTLTTAAIAVPCNLVFGVAAAWAIAKFQFRGKSLLITLIDLPFAVSPVISGLIYVLMFGAQGWFGPWLQDHDIKIIFAVPGIVLATTFVTFPFVARELIPLMQAQGNDEELAALTLGASGWQTFWRVTLPNIKWGLFYGVILCNARAMGEFGAVSVVSGHIRGETNTMPLHVEILYNEYNFVAAFAVASLLAILALLTLVLKSVIEWRAEHANPVSE from the coding sequence ATGGCTGGCGCGACCACACTCTCCGTCTCGCGTCAGGCCGCATCGGCCGGACGCAGCCAACACGAGCCGCGTTGGCTGAAATGGACGCTGCTCGGAACGGCGTTCCTGTTCCTCGGACTCTTCCTCGTCGTGCCGCTGGCGGCCGTCTTCACCGAGGCGCTGCGCAAGGGCGTGGGCGCTTATCTCGCATCGTTTCAGGATGCCGATGCGCGCGCGGCGATCCGCCTCACGCTCACGACGGCGGCGATCGCGGTGCCGTGCAATCTGGTCTTCGGCGTCGCGGCGGCGTGGGCGATCGCGAAATTCCAGTTCCGCGGCAAGAGCCTGCTCATCACGCTCATTGACCTGCCGTTCGCAGTGTCGCCGGTCATTTCCGGCCTGATATACGTGCTGATGTTTGGCGCGCAGGGCTGGTTCGGACCGTGGCTGCAGGACCACGACATCAAGATCATCTTCGCCGTGCCGGGCATCGTGCTGGCGACGACTTTCGTGACGTTCCCCTTCGTTGCGCGTGAGCTCATTCCGTTGATGCAGGCGCAGGGCAACGACGAGGAACTGGCGGCGTTGACGCTCGGCGCGAGCGGCTGGCAGACATTCTGGCGCGTGACGCTGCCGAACATCAAGTGGGGCCTCTTCTACGGCGTGATCCTCTGCAACGCCCGTGCGATGGGCGAATTCGGCGCGGTTTCCGTGGTCTCCGGCCACATCCGCGGCGAGACGAACACGATGCCGCTGCACGTCGAAATTCTCTACAACGAATACAACTTCGTCGCGGCATTCGCCGTGGCATCCCTGCTGGCCATCCTCGCTCTGCTCACGCTCGTGTTGAAGAGCGTGATCGAGTGGCGCGCCGAGCACGCAAATCCCGTTTCCGAATGA